A region of Equus przewalskii isolate Varuska chromosome 29, EquPr2, whole genome shotgun sequence DNA encodes the following proteins:
- the DDX17 gene encoding probable ATP-dependent RNA helicase DDX17 isoform X2 gives MRGGGFGDRDRDRDRGGFGARGGGGLPPKKFGNPGERLRKKKWDLSELPKFEKNFYVEHPEVARLTPYEVDELRRKKEITVRGGDVCPKPVFAFHHANFPQYVMDVLMDQHFTEPTPIQCQGFPLALSGRDMVGIAQTGSGKTLAYLLPAIVHINHQPYLERGDGPICLVLAPTRELAQQVQQVADDYGKCSRLKSTCIYGGAPKGPQIRDLERGVEICIATPGRLIDFLESGKTNLRRCTYLVLDEADRMLDMGFEPQIRKIVDQIRPDRQTLMWSATWPKEVRQLAEDFLRDYTQINVGNLELSANHNILQIVDVCMESEKDHKLIQLMEEIMAEKENKTIIFVETKRRCDDLTRRMRRDGWPAMCIHGDKSQPERDWVLNEFRSGKAPILIATDVASRGLDVEDVKFVINYDYPNSSEDYVHRIGRTARSTNKGTAYTFFTPGNLKQARELIKVLEEANQAINPKLMQLVDHRGGGGGGGGRSRYRTTSSANNPNLMYQDECDRRLRGVKDGGRRDSTSYRDRGETDRAGYANGSGYGSPNSAFGAQAGQYTYGQGTYGAAAYGTSGYTAQEYGAGTYGASSTTSTGRSSQSSSQQFSGIGRSGQQPQPLMSQQFAQPPGATNMIGYMGQTAYQYPPPPPPPPPSRK, from the exons GTTTGGGGCAAGAGGTGGTGGCGGCCTTCCCCCGAAGAAATTTGGTAATCCTGGGGAGCGTTTACGTAAAAAGAAGTGGGATTTGAGTGAGCTCCCCAAATTTGAGAAGAACTTTTATGTGGAACATCCAGAAGTGGCAAGGCTCACTCCA TATGAGGTGGACGAACTGCGTCGGAAGAAGGAGATCACAGTGAGAGGGGGAGATGTGTGTCCCAAACCTGTGTTTGCTTTCCATCATGCTAACTTCCCAC AGTACGTAATGGATGTGTTGATGGATCAGCACTTTACAGAACCAACTCCGATTCAGTGCCAGGGGTTTCCCTTGGCTCTTAGTGGTCGAGATATGGTGGGCATTGCTCAGACTGGCTCTGGGAAGACATTGGCG taTTTGCTGCCTGCTATCGTTCATATTAACCACCAGCCATACTTGGAAAGGGGAGATGGCCCAATT TGTCTAGTTCTGGCTCCTACCAGAGAGCTTGCCCAGCAAGTACAGCAGGTGGCTGATGACTATGGCAAGTGCTCTAGATTGAAGAGTACTTGCATTTATGGAGGTGCTCCTAAAGGTCCCCAGATTCGAGACTTGGAgagag GTGTTGAGATCTGTATAGCTACTCCTGGACGCCTGATAGATTTCCTGGAGTCAGGAAAGACTAATCTGCGCCGATGTACTTACCTTGTACTGGATGAGGCTGACCGAATGCTTGATATGGGCTTTGAACCCCAGATCCGTAAAATTGTTGACCAGATCAGG CCTGATAGGCAGACATTGATGTGGAGTGCAACCTGGCCAAAAGAAGTAAGACAGCTTGCAGAGGATTTCCTGCGTGATTATACCCAGATCAACGTAGGCAATCTGGAGTTGAGTGCCAACCACAACATCCTCCAGATTGTGGATGTCTGCATGGAAAGTGAAAAAGATCACAA GTTGATCCAACTCATggaggaaataatggctgaaaaggaaaataagacaataataTTTGTAGAGACAAAGAGACGCTGTGATGACCTCACTCGAAGGATGCGCAGAGATGG TTGGCCAGCTATGTGTATTCATGGAGATAAGAGTCAACCAGAAAGAGATTGGGTACTTAATG AGTTCCGTTCTGGAAAGGCTCCCATCCTCATTGCCACAGATGTAGCCTCCCGTGGGCTAG ATGTGGAAGATGTCAAGTTTGTGATCAACTATGACTATCCAAACAGCTCAGAGGATTATGTGCATCGTATTGGCCGAACAGCCCGTAGCACCAATAAGGGCACCGCGTACACCTTCTTCACCCCAGGAAATCTAAAGCAGGCCAGAGAGTTGATCAAGGTGCTGGAAGAGGCTAATCAGGCTATCAATCCTAAACTGATGCAGCTGGTGGACCACAGAGGAGGCGGCGGAGGAGGGG GAGGTCGTTCTCGGTACCGGACCACTTCTTCAGCCAACAATCCCAACCTGATGTATCAGGATGAGTGTGACCGGAGGCTTCGAGGAGTCAAGGATGGTGGCCGGAGAGACTCTACAAGCTATCGGGATCGTGGTGAAACCGATAGAGCTGGTTACGCTAATGGCAGTGGCTATGGAAGTCCAAATTCTGCCTTTGGAGCACAAGCAGGCCAATACACCTATGGTCAAGGCACCTATGGGGCAGCTGCTTATGGCACCAGTGGCTATACAGCCCAGGAATATGGCGCTGGCACTTACGGGGCTAGTAGCACCACCTCAACTGGGAGAAGTTCACAGAGCTCTAGCCAGCAGTTTAGTGGGATAGGCCGGTCTGGGCAGCAGCCACAGCCACTGATGTCACAACAGTTTGCACAGCCTCCAGGAGCTACCAATATGATAGGTTACATGGGGCAGACTGCCTACCAAtaccctcctccccctcctccccctcctccttcacgTAAATGA
- the DDX17 gene encoding probable ATP-dependent RNA helicase DDX17 isoform X1: MRGGGFGDRDRDRDRGGFGARGGGGLPPKKFGNPGERLRKKKWDLSELPKFEKNFYVEHPEVARLTPYEVDELRRKKEITVRGGDVCPKPVFAFHHANFPQYVMDVLMDQHFTEPTPIQCQGFPLALSGRDMVGIAQTGSGKTLAYLLPAIVHINHQPYLERGDGPICLVLAPTRELAQQVQQVADDYGKCSRLKSTCIYGGAPKGPQIRDLERGVEICIATPGRLIDFLESGKTNLRRCTYLVLDEADRMLDMGFEPQIRKIVDQIRPDRQTLMWSATWPKEVRQLAEDFLRDYTQINVGNLELSANHNILQIVDVCMESEKDHKLIQLMEEIMAEKENKTIIFVETKRRCDDLTRRMRRDGWPAMCIHGDKSQPERDWVLNEFRSGKAPILIATDVASRGLDVEDVKFVINYDYPNSSEDYVHRIGRTARSTNKGTAYTFFTPGNLKQARELIKVLEEANQAINPKLMQLVDHRGGGGGGGKGGRSRYRTTSSANNPNLMYQDECDRRLRGVKDGGRRDSTSYRDRGETDRAGYANGSGYGSPNSAFGAQAGQYTYGQGTYGAAAYGTSGYTAQEYGAGTYGASSTTSTGRSSQSSSQQFSGIGRSGQQPQPLMSQQFAQPPGATNMIGYMGQTAYQYPPPPPPPPPSRK, from the exons GTTTGGGGCAAGAGGTGGTGGCGGCCTTCCCCCGAAGAAATTTGGTAATCCTGGGGAGCGTTTACGTAAAAAGAAGTGGGATTTGAGTGAGCTCCCCAAATTTGAGAAGAACTTTTATGTGGAACATCCAGAAGTGGCAAGGCTCACTCCA TATGAGGTGGACGAACTGCGTCGGAAGAAGGAGATCACAGTGAGAGGGGGAGATGTGTGTCCCAAACCTGTGTTTGCTTTCCATCATGCTAACTTCCCAC AGTACGTAATGGATGTGTTGATGGATCAGCACTTTACAGAACCAACTCCGATTCAGTGCCAGGGGTTTCCCTTGGCTCTTAGTGGTCGAGATATGGTGGGCATTGCTCAGACTGGCTCTGGGAAGACATTGGCG taTTTGCTGCCTGCTATCGTTCATATTAACCACCAGCCATACTTGGAAAGGGGAGATGGCCCAATT TGTCTAGTTCTGGCTCCTACCAGAGAGCTTGCCCAGCAAGTACAGCAGGTGGCTGATGACTATGGCAAGTGCTCTAGATTGAAGAGTACTTGCATTTATGGAGGTGCTCCTAAAGGTCCCCAGATTCGAGACTTGGAgagag GTGTTGAGATCTGTATAGCTACTCCTGGACGCCTGATAGATTTCCTGGAGTCAGGAAAGACTAATCTGCGCCGATGTACTTACCTTGTACTGGATGAGGCTGACCGAATGCTTGATATGGGCTTTGAACCCCAGATCCGTAAAATTGTTGACCAGATCAGG CCTGATAGGCAGACATTGATGTGGAGTGCAACCTGGCCAAAAGAAGTAAGACAGCTTGCAGAGGATTTCCTGCGTGATTATACCCAGATCAACGTAGGCAATCTGGAGTTGAGTGCCAACCACAACATCCTCCAGATTGTGGATGTCTGCATGGAAAGTGAAAAAGATCACAA GTTGATCCAACTCATggaggaaataatggctgaaaaggaaaataagacaataataTTTGTAGAGACAAAGAGACGCTGTGATGACCTCACTCGAAGGATGCGCAGAGATGG TTGGCCAGCTATGTGTATTCATGGAGATAAGAGTCAACCAGAAAGAGATTGGGTACTTAATG AGTTCCGTTCTGGAAAGGCTCCCATCCTCATTGCCACAGATGTAGCCTCCCGTGGGCTAG ATGTGGAAGATGTCAAGTTTGTGATCAACTATGACTATCCAAACAGCTCAGAGGATTATGTGCATCGTATTGGCCGAACAGCCCGTAGCACCAATAAGGGCACCGCGTACACCTTCTTCACCCCAGGAAATCTAAAGCAGGCCAGAGAGTTGATCAAGGTGCTGGAAGAGGCTAATCAGGCTATCAATCCTAAACTGATGCAGCTGGTGGACCACAGAGGAGGCGGCGGAGGAGGGGGTAAGG GAGGTCGTTCTCGGTACCGGACCACTTCTTCAGCCAACAATCCCAACCTGATGTATCAGGATGAGTGTGACCGGAGGCTTCGAGGAGTCAAGGATGGTGGCCGGAGAGACTCTACAAGCTATCGGGATCGTGGTGAAACCGATAGAGCTGGTTACGCTAATGGCAGTGGCTATGGAAGTCCAAATTCTGCCTTTGGAGCACAAGCAGGCCAATACACCTATGGTCAAGGCACCTATGGGGCAGCTGCTTATGGCACCAGTGGCTATACAGCCCAGGAATATGGCGCTGGCACTTACGGGGCTAGTAGCACCACCTCAACTGGGAGAAGTTCACAGAGCTCTAGCCAGCAGTTTAGTGGGATAGGCCGGTCTGGGCAGCAGCCACAGCCACTGATGTCACAACAGTTTGCACAGCCTCCAGGAGCTACCAATATGATAGGTTACATGGGGCAGACTGCCTACCAAtaccctcctccccctcctccccctcctccttcacgTAAATGA